The genomic stretch CTTCCGGACATCGTTCGGGTCTCGCACGGCGGCGTGAACGGTGACGCCTTCTTCCAGCAGGCGCTTGACGAGCCAGCCGGCGACATAGCCCGTTGCGCCGGTCACCATAACGGGTTTGGTTTTATCGATGTCGAGCATGATGAATTCCTCATAGTGTGATGCATGCCAGGCGGCCACGTGTCAGCCGGCAAATCCTGAGGACATTCTCTCTCGTAATACGCGCCAGAACACTCGCAGCCCGCGCCAGGTGATATGCAATGCGCGCCAACATTCTTCAACGCGCGCCAGAGTGGCGATTCCGGCGGTGGTTTTCAGAAGAGACCTGCTGTTCCGCGTCATCGCGCCTGCCTCAGCATTATCCCATTGAGGATTCAATGTCAGGGTTCTGCGGGAAAGCCATTGCTTTCGCAATAGCTTTCCCGGTGATCACAACCTCTGCGGCGGCGTCTTCAGCACTGCTCGGCAGTATGGCCTGTTTTATCCGTCAGGCCGGATAAAACGGCAAGGATAAGCGCGATGGCAGACAGTACGGCACCGGCCCCGTTCGGTGACTGCAAGCCAAAGCCGGCGGCGATGACGGCTCCGCCAAGCCATGCGCCAACGGCGTTCCCGAGGTTGAAAAGCCCAATATTGACGGCAGATGCGAGAGTCGGCGCACCGGCTGCCCTGGCTTTATCCATGACCAGTTTCTGGATAGGCGAAACGGTCGCGAACCCAAAAGCCGCCATCAGAAAAATACAGACAGCAGAGATTATCTGGCTGTGAACGCTGAAAGTAAAAATCGCCAGCACCACCGCCTGCGCCGCCAACGTCACGTAAAGCATGGGCATTAAGGCGCGATCGGCATATCGCCCGCCCAGTTGGTTGCCGACAAACAGCCCCAAACCGAAGAGCAGCATCAGCCAGGCCAGGCTGCTTTCACGGTATCCGGCCAGCTCGGTCATCATCGGCGCAATGTAGGTTACGGAGGTGAAAAAAGCCCCCGGTCCGAAAATGGTGATCCCCATTGCCAGCAGTACGTTGACGTTACGAAATGCATAAAACTCCTGGGCAAAATTCTGGTTTTCCGGCCGGGGCTGATGCGGAATAAGCGTAACCACGCTGATAGCCGTTATGGCCCCGATAACAGCGATAACCATAAAAGAGTCGCGCCACGAAATGTGCTGCCCAATCCACGTCCCGGCTGGTACGCCTATCAGGTTAGCCAGCGTCAGTCCCATAAACATGAATGCGATTGCCCTGACGCGTTTAGAGGGCGCAACCATGTCTGCGGCGATAATTGAGCCAATACCAAAGAAGGCGCCGTGCGTCATGGAGGTGATGATCCTGCCCAGAATCGCCATGCTCATGGAAGGGGCAAAAGCGGTGATGAGGTTACCCGCTACAAACAGCAGCATCAGAAAAACGAGCATGGCTTTTCGCGGTACTTTGGCTCCCAGAACAATCAGTGCCGGGGCGAAAACAAACACGCCCAACGCATAGGCGGTTGCCAGGTTGCCGGCAACGGGAATGCTGACGCTAAATTCTTTGGCTATAACGGGGAGAAGGCCGGCAATAATGAATTCAGTGGTTCCGATACCGAATGCACCTATCGCCAGAGCCAGAAGAGCTAATGGCATAACAAATATCCTGTTCAGAAAAAAACTGCCTGTACCGACACGCGGGGTGACATACCGGTAAACCTGCGTATCGGTGCAGGCAGCAACGGAAATGACAGAGTAAAAGTTTATGTAAAGGTGATAAACATCCCAAAAATCGCCTGAGTGTAGACATGAATTCTACCTTAACGGTCCGAAGTGTCCGCCTTCAGCTTTTTTAAGTAGCTCATCGACGATAAGCCGTATCTTGGGGAAAAGGTGTTTTGTTCTGGGCCAGACGATGTTCAGTTCGACGGGCTCGGGAGTGTATTCAGCCAGGAGAGGCACGAGAAGGCTCTGCTCAAGATACCGGATAACCATAGCCTCCGGGAACTGAGCTATTCCCGCGCCCGCCAGACAGGCCTGAAGTTTCGCATCCCCGTCGCTGATCTCATGGGCCGTAGCTGACACAAAACGAATTTCCCGCTGGTCTTCAGCCCTGAAACGCCAGGCAAGCGGCGCGCCCCGCCGATATCCCATAATGCAGCTGTGCTTTTTCAGGGACTCCACATCGGCAGGTTCCCCGTAGCGTTCAAGGTAGGCAGGCGCGGCGCACAGAATGAGCCGCTGTCTGCTGAGACGCCGAGCAATCAGCTCATCGGTACTTTGCAGTTCGCCCAGACGCAGAATCAGGTCAATCCCCTCCTCCACCGGGTCAATCAGCCGATCGTTAAAAGTAAGAATGAGTCGCAGAGCAGGATAGCGGGCCAGAACATCCAGCAGCACCGGCATCATCAGATTTCGACCAAATGAGGCCGGCATGTCTATACGCACCGAGCCGGCAGGCACTTCCTGCTTTCTGCACAGCGCGTGTTCAGCCGAGTCCAGAATATCCAGCGCCGACAGGCAACTTTTCAGATAAGCCTCTCCATCACTCGTCAGGCTCAGCTTGCGCGTGGAGCGGTGAAAGAGCTGAGTACCCAGTCTTTCTTCAAGCCGGGCGATGCTTTTTCCTACCGCAGATTTGGTAATGCCCAAGTGTTCGGCGGCTTCAGTAAAGCTACGGGACTGTGCCGCGATAACAAAGTTGGTAATACCCCGCAAGGATTCTGCTGAAAACAAGGTAGCCATAAAGTTGACTCATTGATGGAAAAGCGTGAGTTTATCAATGTCTGACTCTACACCAAGCTTAAATCATCGTGGGGTTATGCTGGATCATTTCCTTACCCCAGAACGTTTCAACCTTCCCCAGATCCCGCTCGACAAACAAGGCATGCATATAATCGGTCACGCGCTGCTTGTTGCTAGCGGATTGATTTGCTTTCACTGACGGAGACACTGTCGACGCCGGCGCTTCACCGGCTTGCGCTACCCCACTGAACAGGCTGGCAAACGATATGGCGATGATCATTTTTTTCATCAACGAATGTTTCACTGCAGTAACGCCCATCAGATTTCAAGGACAATCTTGCCAAAGTGACCGCCTGCCTGCTGCAAACGGAAGGCATCGGCAATATTTGCCAGCGGGAAAGTACGATCGATGACAGGCTTGACGCCAATCACGTCAATCGCACGCACAAGATCCTGTTGATGCTGACGGTTGCCAACGATGAGCCCTTGCAGGCGTTGCTGACGAATCAGCAACTCGGCAGTCGGCACCACGCCGTTAGTGCCGCTCAACACGCCAATCAAGGCAATATGCCCACCGACGCGCCCAGCCTGGATGGATTGCGTTAAGGTTCCGGCACCGCCAACTTCAATAACGTGATCAACGCCTCGCCCATTGGTGATGGCCTGTACGCTCGTCCCCCACTCGGGGTCTTTGCGGTAGTTGATCAGATGATCAGCTCCCAACTGCTGCACACGGGCCAGCTTTTCATCGGACGACGACGTTGCAATGACCGTGGCGCCCAGCGCCTTGGCAAACTGCAACGCGAAGATTGAAACGCCCCCCGTACCCATGACGAGGACGCTGTCGCCAGCCTTGATCTGACCATTAACCACCAGAGCACGCCAGGCAGTCAGGCCTGCGGTGGTCAGCGTCGCCGCTTCAACATGACTGTAACCCAGAGGAGCGCGGGTAAAAGCGGTGGCTGGCATGACGACGTATTCACGCGCAAAGCCATCGACACCATCTCCCGGCGTTGTCGCAAAACCTGCGACGGTGGGCACTCCATCCAGCCATTGGGGGAAAAACGTTGAGACCACGTGGTCACCCACGGCAAATTCAGTCACGCCGTCTCCGACAGCCTCCACGATACCTGCCCCATCAGACATGGGAATACGGTTATCCGCTACCGGCATATGACCACTGACGACACCGAGGTCATGGTAATTGAGCGAACTGGCGTGGATATGGACCCGGATTTCACCCGAGCCTGGCAATCCCGGATCGTCCATTTCCACAATACGCAAGCCATCAAGTCCACGTGCTGCATTAGAAACAACTGCTTTCATGTCAGAGCTCCCCCAACCAGGTTTGATTAGCATTCAGCCAGTCGCTGAAAGTTTGTGGTGCGATTCCGGTGATTTGCTGGAAATCGTCCGTGACCGTAGCAACACGACCGGCGGCAACGATGCCGGAGATCGGAATGGCAAGTGTTTCAATAAGATGATGAAGCACCCGTTGACCAAGATGGCCAGAGGCGCCAGTAACCAGAATCATGATGCGTTCCTGTGTGGTTGTTTTGACTGAGGCGCAAGTGTATATTCCTAACTAACTTTTAGAAAGTACGCACAAAAAGGTAAGTATATGAGTGATTTGCCAGTTTTTCAGATCGATGGCCTGCAACCTTCATTATCAGAGCAAGTCCGTCGAGGCGAATTGCAGACCGTGGATTGCCCTTCAAGAGAAGTACTGAAGCACATGACGAGTCTGTGGGGGGTACTCATCCTGCTGGCTTTACGCGGTAGCACACTGCGCTTTAGT from Dickeya fangzhongdai encodes the following:
- a CDS encoding MFS transporter, encoding MPLALLALAIGAFGIGTTEFIIAGLLPVIAKEFSVSIPVAGNLATAYALGVFVFAPALIVLGAKVPRKAMLVFLMLLFVAGNLITAFAPSMSMAILGRIITSMTHGAFFGIGSIIAADMVAPSKRVRAIAFMFMGLTLANLIGVPAGTWIGQHISWRDSFMVIAVIGAITAISVVTLIPHQPRPENQNFAQEFYAFRNVNVLLAMGITIFGPGAFFTSVTYIAPMMTELAGYRESSLAWLMLLFGLGLFVGNQLGGRYADRALMPMLYVTLAAQAVVLAIFTFSVHSQIISAVCIFLMAAFGFATVSPIQKLVMDKARAAGAPTLASAVNIGLFNLGNAVGAWLGGAVIAAGFGLQSPNGAGAVLSAIALILAVLSGLTDKTGHTAEQC
- a CDS encoding LysR family transcriptional regulator encodes the protein MATLFSAESLRGITNFVIAAQSRSFTEAAEHLGITKSAVGKSIARLEERLGTQLFHRSTRKLSLTSDGEAYLKSCLSALDILDSAEHALCRKQEVPAGSVRIDMPASFGRNLMMPVLLDVLARYPALRLILTFNDRLIDPVEEGIDLILRLGELQSTDELIARRLSRQRLILCAAPAYLERYGEPADVESLKKHSCIMGYRRGAPLAWRFRAEDQREIRFVSATAHEISDGDAKLQACLAGAGIAQFPEAMVIRYLEQSLLVPLLAEYTPEPVELNIVWPRTKHLFPKIRLIVDELLKKAEGGHFGPLR
- a CDS encoding zinc-dependent alcohol dehydrogenase family protein, with the protein product MKAVVSNAARGLDGLRIVEMDDPGLPGSGEIRVHIHASSLNYHDLGVVSGHMPVADNRIPMSDGAGIVEAVGDGVTEFAVGDHVVSTFFPQWLDGVPTVAGFATTPGDGVDGFAREYVVMPATAFTRAPLGYSHVEAATLTTAGLTAWRALVVNGQIKAGDSVLVMGTGGVSIFALQFAKALGATVIATSSSDEKLARVQQLGADHLINYRKDPEWGTSVQAITNGRGVDHVIEVGGAGTLTQSIQAGRVGGHIALIGVLSGTNGVVPTAELLIRQQRLQGLIVGNRQHQQDLVRAIDVIGVKPVIDRTFPLANIADAFRLQQAGGHFGKIVLEI